The following coding sequences are from one Clostridioides difficile ATCC 9689 = DSM 1296 window:
- a CDS encoding proline--tRNA ligase, with protein MKMSKMFMPTLKEIPADAEITSHQLMVRSGMIKKMTSGVYNQLPMGLRVFKKIEQIIREELNKKDCQEILCAALLPSELWKESGRWTAMGEEMFRLKDRTEREYCLGPTHEEAFTDIIRQEITSYKQLPLNLYQIQVKYRDERRPRFGVMRTKTFTMKDAYSFDVDDKGLDKSYQDMFDAYVSIFDRCGLENSPVQADSGAIGGSTSAEFMVKSEVGEDEVVFCSGCDYAANVERAESCNLASQKEEMKELEEVHTPGAATIKELEEFLKTSPDKFAKTLVYEADGKTVVVVVRGDREVNEIKVSNAIGSVIEFALATDDVVRKVTNAEVGFAGPIGINADYVFIDKEIVEQRNIVVGANKTEYHIKNANYGRDFEGIVGDFRNVQEGDKCIVCGKPLEIARGVEVGHIFKLGTKYSESMNANFIDKDGKSKPIVMGCYGIGVERTAAAIIEQHNDEKGIIWPLSVAPYHVVIVPANMKNEEQISIAENIYNDLQAMGVEVLLDDRDERIGVKFNDSELIGIPMRITVGKNINEGKVEFKLRHKEDKEIIDIEEINEKVKAEFIRNNVRLG; from the coding sequence ATGAAAATGTCAAAAATGTTTATGCCGACATTAAAAGAAATCCCAGCAGATGCTGAGATTACAAGCCATCAATTAATGGTTAGGTCAGGCATGATAAAAAAAATGACTTCAGGTGTTTATAACCAATTACCAATGGGGTTAAGAGTGTTCAAAAAAATTGAACAAATAATTAGAGAAGAATTAAATAAAAAAGATTGTCAAGAAATACTTTGTGCAGCCTTACTTCCTTCTGAATTATGGAAAGAGTCTGGAAGGTGGACTGCTATGGGTGAAGAAATGTTTAGACTAAAAGACAGAACAGAAAGAGAGTACTGTCTTGGGCCAACACATGAAGAAGCATTCACTGATATAATAAGACAAGAAATTACTTCATATAAACAATTGCCACTGAACTTGTACCAAATACAAGTAAAATATAGAGACGAGAGAAGACCAAGATTTGGTGTTATGAGAACTAAGACTTTTACAATGAAGGATGCCTATAGTTTTGATGTAGATGATAAAGGTTTAGATAAGTCATATCAAGATATGTTTGATGCATATGTAAGTATATTTGATAGATGTGGATTGGAGAATAGCCCTGTACAGGCAGATTCAGGAGCTATAGGAGGTTCTACATCAGCCGAATTTATGGTTAAGTCAGAAGTTGGTGAAGATGAAGTTGTATTTTGTAGTGGATGTGATTATGCAGCCAATGTAGAAAGAGCAGAATCTTGTAATCTAGCATCACAAAAAGAAGAAATGAAAGAATTAGAAGAGGTTCATACACCAGGAGCAGCTACAATAAAAGAGTTAGAAGAATTTTTAAAAACTTCTCCAGATAAGTTTGCTAAAACTTTAGTATATGAGGCAGATGGAAAAACAGTTGTAGTCGTTGTAAGAGGAGATAGAGAAGTTAATGAAATCAAAGTATCTAATGCCATAGGTTCTGTTATAGAATTTGCTCTTGCTACAGATGATGTAGTGAGAAAAGTAACTAATGCAGAAGTAGGATTTGCAGGTCCAATAGGTATAAATGCTGACTATGTATTTATAGATAAAGAAATTGTTGAACAAAGAAACATAGTTGTTGGGGCTAATAAAACTGAGTACCATATAAAAAATGCTAACTATGGAAGAGATTTTGAAGGAATAGTTGGAGACTTTAGAAATGTTCAAGAAGGCGACAAGTGTATAGTATGTGGTAAGCCACTTGAAATAGCTAGAGGTGTTGAAGTAGGACATATATTTAAACTAGGAACTAAGTACTCAGAATCTATGAATGCAAACTTCATAGACAAAGATGGAAAATCAAAGCCTATAGTAATGGGATGTTATGGAATAGGTGTTGAAAGAACAGCAGCAGCTATAATTGAACAACATAATGATGAGAAAGGTATAATATGGCCTTTGTCAGTAGCTCCATACCATGTTGTGATAGTTCCAGCAAATATGAAAAATGAAGAACAAATATCAATAGCTGAAAATATATATAATGATTTGCAAGCTATGGGTGTAGAAGTTTTATTAGATGACAGAGATGAAAGAATAGGTGTCAAATTCAATGATTCAGAATTAATAGGAATACCTATGAGGATTACAGTAGGTAAAAATATTAATGAAGGGAAAGTAGAATTTAAACTTAGACATAAAGAAGATAAAGAGATAATTGACATAGAAGAAATAAATGAAAAAGTAAAGGCAGAGTTTATCAGGAATAATGTTAGGTTAGGATAA